In the genome of Desulfuromonas sp. DDH964, one region contains:
- a CDS encoding alpha/beta fold hydrolase, which produces MPQAFPFPRCCRRLSQLALLCALLLPAGCQTPVAPIPTRVYFNPAPQGAEKLMIMLRGIGGDEEIFDREGLIRELFVRGYPFDVVAPAAHFGYYREESLGQRLEADIIAPARARGYREIWLVGTSMGGLGALMYLTAHPGEIAGVILLGPFLGWGAVPEEIAAAGGIANWQPGAVDVKEDWERFLWAWLKEYAARPDPVPPIYLGYGSSDFFFSQQEALARLLPAERVLVVPGGHTYLTLRLLWTAELDRLDATLRR; this is translated from the coding sequence ATGCCCCAAGCCTTCCCTTTCCCCCGCTGTTGCCGGCGGCTGTCACAACTGGCGCTGCTGTGCGCGCTGCTGCTGCCGGCCGGTTGCCAGACCCCGGTGGCGCCGATCCCGACCCGGGTCTACTTCAACCCCGCGCCGCAGGGGGCGGAGAAGCTGATGATCATGCTGCGCGGCATCGGTGGTGACGAGGAAATCTTCGACCGGGAAGGGCTGATCCGGGAGCTCTTCGTCCGCGGCTACCCCTTCGACGTCGTCGCCCCGGCCGCCCACTTCGGCTACTACCGGGAGGAGAGCCTCGGGCAGCGTCTCGAAGCGGACATCATCGCTCCGGCGCGGGCCAGGGGCTACCGGGAGATCTGGCTGGTCGGAACCTCCATGGGCGGGCTCGGCGCCCTGATGTACCTGACCGCGCATCCCGGGGAGATCGCCGGGGTGATCCTGCTCGGCCCCTTCCTCGGCTGGGGAGCGGTGCCGGAGGAGATTGCCGCCGCCGGTGGTATCGCGAACTGGCAGCCGGGCGCGGTCGACGTGAAGGAAGACTGGGAACGTTTTCTCTGGGCCTGGCTCAAGGAGTACGCCGCGCGCCCCGATCCGGTCCCGCCGATCTACCTCGGCTACGGCAGCTCCGACTTCTTCTTTTCCCAGCAAGAGGCGCTGGCGCGGCTCCTTCCCGCCGAGCGGGTGCTGGTGGTACCCGGCGGCCATACCTACCTCACCCTGCGCCTCCTCTGGACGGCCGAACTCGATCGCCTCGACGCCACCCTGCGGCGCTGA
- a CDS encoding DUF3014 domain-containing protein — MKSFLILSLVLLVAAAIFLLWPAGQPEAPLPPSPPERIAVPAHDATSGAEHPLVAQAPPATPDFGLDQPLPSLAESDGRLQQLLGRLFPGEPLERFFILDHFIQRLVLLIDNLPRAELPASRLPTRPVAGTFLTSGDEEAPVIAAANAHRYAPWIALAEAAAPRQVVTVYVHLYPLFQQAYEELGYPGGYFNDRLIAVIDHLLATPEVSAPVHLVRPKVFYLFADPELEARSAGQKLLLRIGPDHAARVKALLRSYRQELRAVSREGVAASDRQRP; from the coding sequence ATGAAGAGTTTCCTGATCCTGTCGCTGGTTCTCCTGGTCGCCGCGGCGATCTTCCTCCTCTGGCCAGCCGGGCAGCCCGAAGCGCCGCTGCCGCCATCCCCGCCTGAACGAATTGCCGTTCCCGCGCATGACGCCACGAGCGGCGCCGAGCATCCCCTGGTCGCCCAGGCGCCGCCGGCCACACCGGATTTCGGTCTTGACCAGCCCCTCCCCTCCCTGGCGGAAAGTGACGGGCGGCTGCAGCAGCTGCTCGGGCGGCTCTTCCCCGGCGAGCCGCTGGAGCGGTTTTTCATCCTCGACCACTTCATCCAGCGCCTCGTCCTGCTGATCGACAACCTGCCGCGGGCCGAGCTGCCGGCCAGCCGCCTGCCGACCCGGCCGGTGGCGGGAACCTTCCTCACCTCCGGCGACGAAGAGGCGCCGGTCATCGCCGCCGCCAATGCCCACCGCTACGCCCCCTGGATCGCTCTCGCCGAAGCCGCCGCGCCGCGGCAGGTGGTGACGGTCTACGTCCACCTCTACCCACTCTTCCAGCAGGCCTACGAGGAACTCGGCTACCCGGGCGGCTATTTCAATGACCGCCTCATCGCGGTCATCGATCATTTGCTCGCCACCCCCGAAGTGAGCGCTCCCGTGCACCTGGTGCGGCCCAAGGTCTTCTACCTCTTCGCCGACCCCGAGCTCGAAGCGCGCTCCGCCGGCCAGAAGCTACTGCTGCGCATCGGCCCGGATCATGCGGCCCGGGTCAAGGCACTGCTGCGCAGCTACCGCCAGGAGCTTCGCGCCGTCAGCCGGGAGGGCGTAGCGGCGAGCGACCGGCAGCGCCCCTGA
- a CDS encoding TRAP transporter substrate-binding protein encodes MQRHPLYRTLVPAILFLCALLFTGCSEQQPTAAPQAAAPAKKVITWKLAMTWPTNAPIFSDAVHHFAASVATMSDGELVIQIDSANKTKSPFGVLDMVNAGQYQMGHTASYYWKGTEPSTMFFTTMPFGMTAPEQYAWFYYGGGMELMQKVYEKHGVYSYPGGNTGVQMGGWFRKEIKSLADLKGLKMRVPGFAGEVLAQLGVVVTNIAPGELYTSLERGNIDALEWVGPALDLKMGFQKIAPYYYTGWHEPASELQFMINRKAFDALPKHLQEIVVTAMKAETLDAYAHMFNDNAVGLASLKTEFPEVKVKTFPPAILDALKAANTRLLDEYAAKDPLFKEVLDSQRAYLAKARAWSIVSDYAYMKDNQ; translated from the coding sequence ATGCAGCGCCACCCCCTCTATCGCACCCTGGTCCCGGCAATCCTGTTCCTCTGCGCCCTGCTCTTCACCGGCTGCAGCGAACAGCAGCCGACCGCCGCGCCGCAGGCTGCTGCCCCGGCGAAAAAGGTCATTACCTGGAAGCTGGCGATGACCTGGCCGACCAACGCGCCGATCTTCAGCGATGCCGTCCATCACTTCGCAGCGAGCGTCGCCACCATGTCCGACGGCGAGCTGGTGATCCAGATCGACTCGGCCAACAAGACCAAGTCCCCCTTCGGAGTCCTCGACATGGTCAACGCCGGGCAGTACCAGATGGGGCACACCGCCTCCTACTACTGGAAGGGGACCGAACCGAGCACCATGTTCTTCACCACCATGCCCTTCGGCATGACCGCCCCCGAGCAGTACGCCTGGTTCTACTACGGCGGCGGCATGGAGCTGATGCAGAAGGTCTATGAAAAGCACGGCGTCTACTCCTACCCCGGCGGCAACACCGGGGTGCAGATGGGAGGCTGGTTCCGCAAGGAGATCAAGAGCCTGGCCGACCTCAAGGGGCTGAAGATGCGCGTCCCCGGCTTTGCCGGCGAGGTCCTCGCCCAGCTCGGCGTCGTCGTCACCAATATCGCCCCGGGGGAACTTTACACCTCGCTGGAGCGGGGCAACATCGACGCCCTGGAGTGGGTCGGCCCGGCCCTCGATCTGAAGATGGGGTTCCAGAAGATCGCCCCCTACTACTACACCGGCTGGCACGAACCGGCCTCCGAGCTGCAGTTCATGATCAACCGCAAGGCCTTCGACGCGCTGCCGAAGCACCTGCAGGAGATCGTCGTCACCGCGATGAAGGCCGAGACTCTCGATGCCTATGCCCACATGTTCAACGACAACGCCGTCGGCCTGGCGTCGCTGAAGACCGAGTTCCCGGAGGTCAAGGTAAAAACCTTCCCGCCGGCGATTCTCGACGCCCTCAAGGCCGCCAACACCCGCCTGCTCGATGAGTACGCCGCCAAGGATCCGCTCTTCAAGGAGGTCCTCGACTCCCAGCGCGCCTACCTCGCCAAGGCCCGGGCCTGGTCGATCGTCTCGGACTACGCCTATATGAAGGACAACCAGTAG
- a CDS encoding helix-turn-helix domain-containing protein: MSEEPIRIGEKVQSLRARKKLSQQELAEKTGLDGATIAAIEAGTVDPPLGNIVSLADAFQVTVGELLGDDADSAFCIVRGGNRKTVSRFGSADGKGGGYRYESLGHRMQNRHMEPFLVTLTPGGARSVAANQHIGEEILFVLEGEVEVRLAEHADLLYPGDSIYYDSSLPHVVSCHGDEPATLLAVIYAKKEMIIL, from the coding sequence ATGTCGGAAGAACCGATCAGGATTGGCGAGAAAGTCCAGAGCCTGCGCGCCAGGAAGAAGCTATCGCAGCAGGAGCTGGCAGAAAAAACCGGACTGGACGGCGCGACGATCGCCGCCATCGAGGCGGGGACGGTCGATCCCCCCCTCGGCAACATCGTCAGCCTCGCCGACGCCTTCCAGGTCACGGTCGGCGAGCTCCTCGGCGACGACGCCGACTCCGCCTTCTGCATCGTTCGCGGCGGCAACCGCAAGACCGTCTCCCGTTTCGGCTCCGCCGACGGCAAGGGGGGCGGCTACCGCTACGAGTCCCTCGGCCACCGCATGCAGAACCGGCACATGGAGCCGTTCCTGGTGACCCTGACGCCGGGCGGCGCCCGCAGCGTCGCGGCCAACCAGCACATCGGCGAAGAGATCCTCTTCGTGCTGGAGGGGGAGGTCGAGGTGCGCCTCGCCGAGCATGCCGACCTCCTCTATCCGGGGGATTCGATCTATTACGATTCGAGCCTGCCCCATGTCGTCTCCTGCCATGGGGACGAGCCGGCGACGCTGCTGGCGGTGATTTACGCCAAGAAGGAGATGATCATCCTCTAG
- the nhaA gene encoding Na+/H+ antiporter NhaA yields the protein MQRIKDFLHQPSAVGILLMMATALAMICANSGLEGLYNHFLDTPLEVRLGRHIHIAKPFLLWINDGLMAVFFLLIGLEVKREIFEGQLSSPARIILPGVAALGGMIFPALCYVLVNWGDPVAMNGWAIPAATDIAFALGVLALLGSRVPPSLKIFLLALAIMDDLGAIVIIALFYSGDLSHGMLLLAAACLVVLFLQNRFGVLHLAPYLFVGALLWIFVLKSGVHATLAGVALAFAIPLRSRDNREITPGMALEEDLHGWVNFAILPLFAFANAGVPLHGLGWGDLFEPVPLGILLGLVLGKLLGVFGAAWGAIRLGWAPLPEGSSFRQLFGVAALCGIGFTMSLFIGGLSFEHTGGEVNYLLTHRIGILAGSLIAGVLGYLLLRNSARAALPER from the coding sequence TTGCAACGGATCAAGGATTTTCTGCACCAGCCCTCGGCGGTCGGCATCCTGCTGATGATGGCCACCGCGCTGGCGATGATATGTGCCAACAGCGGCCTCGAGGGGCTCTATAATCACTTTCTCGACACCCCCCTCGAGGTGCGCCTCGGTCGCCATATCCACATCGCCAAGCCGTTCCTGCTCTGGATCAACGACGGCCTGATGGCGGTCTTCTTCCTCCTCATCGGTCTCGAGGTGAAGCGGGAGATTTTCGAGGGGCAGCTCTCGAGCCCGGCGCGGATCATCCTGCCGGGGGTCGCCGCCCTCGGCGGCATGATCTTCCCCGCCCTTTGCTACGTGCTCGTCAATTGGGGCGACCCCGTCGCCATGAACGGCTGGGCCATCCCCGCCGCCACCGACATTGCCTTCGCCCTCGGCGTCCTCGCCCTGCTCGGTAGTCGCGTGCCGCCGTCGCTGAAGATCTTCCTGCTCGCCCTGGCGATCATGGACGACCTCGGGGCCATCGTCATCATCGCCCTCTTCTACTCGGGCGATCTCTCCCACGGCATGCTCCTCCTTGCCGCCGCCTGCCTGGTGGTCCTCTTTCTGCAGAACCGCTTCGGTGTCCTCCATCTCGCTCCCTACCTCTTCGTCGGTGCGCTCCTCTGGATCTTCGTCCTCAAATCGGGGGTCCACGCGACCCTGGCCGGGGTCGCCCTTGCCTTCGCCATCCCGCTGCGCAGCCGCGACAACCGGGAGATTACGCCGGGGATGGCGCTGGAAGAAGATCTCCACGGCTGGGTCAACTTCGCCATCCTCCCCCTCTTCGCTTTCGCCAATGCCGGCGTGCCCCTGCATGGCCTCGGCTGGGGCGACCTCTTCGAGCCGGTCCCCCTCGGCATTCTCCTCGGCCTGGTGCTGGGAAAACTACTCGGGGTTTTCGGCGCCGCCTGGGGGGCGATCCGCCTTGGCTGGGCACCACTGCCGGAGGGGTCGAGCTTTCGCCAGCTCTTCGGCGTGGCGGCGCTGTGCGGTATTGGTTTCACCATGAGCCTCTTCATCGGCGGGCTCTCCTTCGAACACACCGGCGGCGAGGTCAACTACCTGCTGACCCACCGCATCGGCATCCTCGCCGGATCGCTCATCGCCGGAGTGCTCGGCTACCTGCTACTGCGCAATTCGGCGCGGGCGGCGCTGCCGGAGCGGTAA
- a CDS encoding carboxysome shell carbonic anhydrase domain-containg protein, whose amino-acid sequence MREIHTRPIAERIEWLFDLADRHGRTFRSPEAWLARERYLAEHPTAIAVLKCMDGRINIPVATNTPAGILMPIRNLGGMFDLGWPHLGEVLAHHVLRMTSAGRRVLFLITYHWSKGDAKRGCAGFHYDTNLAIEHTREIRRQVEHIFGQGHGTVYPLVCGFETDEEALMIHGADGALLDLAGLSARDAATLEPRLAGLLPDMPVQMRADLLPLLHGNLEHIAEVRAQARRQERSLDVEHREWMICLGRGFDFLHTPNLALIIGPYSPDLADPLRKAAGIIESNMQAGRIPGDGFLLLASVPYDEIGVDRARAELKAGFLSRFAAGVLKEEFPALAGKMFKRTAVLDWRSRNLELIGD is encoded by the coding sequence ATGCGGGAAATTCACACCAGGCCGATCGCCGAGCGGATCGAGTGGCTCTTCGACCTCGCCGACCGTCACGGACGCACCTTTCGCAGTCCCGAGGCGTGGCTGGCGCGGGAGCGCTACCTTGCCGAACACCCGACGGCGATCGCCGTCCTCAAGTGCATGGACGGGCGCATCAACATCCCCGTCGCCACCAACACCCCGGCTGGCATCCTGATGCCGATCCGCAACCTCGGCGGCATGTTCGATCTCGGCTGGCCGCACCTCGGCGAGGTCCTCGCCCACCACGTGCTGCGCATGACCAGCGCCGGCCGCCGCGTCCTCTTTTTGATCACCTACCACTGGTCGAAAGGGGATGCCAAGCGCGGCTGCGCCGGCTTCCACTACGACACCAATCTGGCGATCGAGCATACCCGGGAAATCCGCCGCCAGGTCGAGCACATCTTCGGCCAGGGGCACGGCACCGTCTACCCGCTGGTCTGCGGCTTCGAAACCGACGAGGAGGCGCTGATGATCCACGGCGCCGACGGCGCGCTCCTCGACCTCGCCGGCCTCTCCGCCAGGGATGCCGCGACCCTGGAGCCGCGCCTCGCCGGGCTCCTCCCCGACATGCCGGTGCAGATGCGCGCCGACCTGCTGCCACTGTTGCACGGCAACCTCGAACACATCGCCGAAGTACGTGCCCAGGCCAGGCGCCAGGAGCGCAGCCTCGATGTCGAGCACCGCGAGTGGATGATCTGCCTCGGGCGCGGGTTCGACTTTCTCCATACCCCCAACCTGGCGCTGATCATCGGCCCCTACAGCCCCGACCTCGCCGACCCGCTGCGCAAGGCGGCCGGCATCATCGAGAGCAACATGCAGGCCGGCCGCATCCCCGGCGACGGTTTTCTCCTCCTCGCCTCGGTCCCCTACGACGAAATCGGCGTCGACCGGGCGCGGGCGGAACTGAAGGCCGGGTTTCTCTCGCGCTTTGCCGCCGGGGTTCTTAAGGAAGAATTCCCGGCCCTGGCCGGTAAAATGTTCAAACGGACGGCGGTCCTCGACTGGCGTTCGCGTAACCTCGAACTGATCGGCGACTGA